From a region of the Alosa sapidissima isolate fAloSap1 chromosome 9, fAloSap1.pri, whole genome shotgun sequence genome:
- the LOC121718752 gene encoding carbohydrate sulfotransferase 1-like → MRCSWKVVILMAVVSIIVIQYAVIRSFRTMTHDICPFLHPAKHCQQQTILNRHWPEENPHTLNLSGKTHVLILAATRSGSSFLGQLFNHHSDVFYLYEPLNHIQTALNSTHANRRMILGASRDLLRGLFRCDLHLLEDYIRPQPEKHITDQLKRRGASKALCSPPVCHVFSPQLVNVTESQCVQKCGSLNLTLASQSCQQRGHVVIKTVRVPEVSDVRDLLEDPQLNLKVIQLVRDPRGVLASRMMTFPQNYPLMRLWKMKHQKPEGLNLTQEPVCEDYRRSVATALRQPDWLRGRYMLVRYEDLATNTLQKIQEIFKTLGLSFDENIMDWIETNTEGKGDWSPMDAYGTKRHSATNSESWRFKMSFDMVQYVQTLCETTLHQLGYKIVKSSEELENVSLSLVEDRTWRPFQ, encoded by the coding sequence ATGCGGTGCTCTTGGAAAGTTGTCATTCTGATGGCGGTGGTCTCTATTATAGTCATCCAGTATGCTGTAATCAGATCATTCAGAACTATGACACATGACATATGTCCCTTTCTACACCCTGCAAAACACTGCCAACAACAGACCATCTTGAATCGTCACTGGCCAGAAGAGAACCCTCATACTTTGAACTTATCTGGGAAGACCCACGTTCTCATCTTGGCTGCCACACGTTCTGGCTCATCATTTCTGGGGCAGCTCTTCAACCATCACTCCGATGTCTTCTATTTGTATGAACCTCTGAACCACATTCAGACTGCGCTGAACTCTACACATGCCAACCGAAGGATGATACTCGGGGCCAGTAGGGATCTTCTAAGGGGCTTGTTCCGCTGTGACCTGCACCTcttggaggattacatcaggccACAGCCAGAGAAGCACATCACAGACCAGCTGAAGCGCCGGGGTGCCAGCAAagccctctgctctcctccggTGTGCCACGTCTTCAGCCCTCAGCTGGTGAATGTGACTGAGAGCCAGTGTGTCCAGAAGTGTGGCTCCCTCAATCTCACCTTGGCCTCACAGTCCTGCCAGCAGAGAGGGCACGTGGTCATCAAGACAGTGCGAGTGCCAGAGGTCAGTGATGTCAGAGACCTGCTGGAGGACCCTCAACTCAACCTGAAGGTCATCCAGCTGGTCAGGGACCCGCGGGGAGTACTGGCTTCCAGAATGATGACCTTCCCCCAGAACTACCCTCTGATGAGACTGTGGAAGATGAAGCACCAGAAACCGGAGGGTCTCAACCTCACACAGGAGCCCGTGTGTGAGGACTACCGCAGATCTGTGGCCACGGCCCTGAGACAACCTGACTGGCTGAGGGGAAGGTACATGCTGGTGAGGTATGAGGATCTAGCCACCAACACTCTTCAGAAGATCCAGGAGATTTTCAAAACCCTGGGATTGTCTTTTGATGAGAACATTATGGACTGGATTGAGACGAACACAGAAGGAAAAGGGGATTGGTCACCCATGGATGCGTATGGCACCAAAAGACATTCTGCCACTAATTCAGAGAGCTGGAGGTTTAAGATGTCTTTTGACATGGTTCAATATGTCCAAACCTTGTGTGAAACCACTTTACATCAGCTGGGATACAAAATAGTCAAATCATCTGAAGAACTGGAGAATGTTTCTCTCTCGCTTGTTGAGGACAGAACATGGAGACCTTTTCAGTGA
- the LOC121719854 gene encoding carbohydrate sulfotransferase 1-like — protein MKCSWKFLLLLALVYVVIQYVAIRSFPSITLNICSVLHNQNRFQLQQMDPACLTYKKDSLRNTSPSKSHILILAATRSGSSFLGQLFNHHSDVFYLYEPLNHIQTALNSTHANRRMILGASRDLLRGLFRCDLHLLEDYIRPQPEKHITDQLKRRGASKALCSPPVCHVFSPQLVNVTESQCVQKCGSLNLTLASQSCQQRGHVVIKTVRVPEVSDVRDLLEDPRLNLKVIQLVRDPRGVLASRMMTFPQNYPLMRLWKMKHQKPEGLNLTQEPVCEDYRRSVATALRQPDWLRGRYMLVRYEDLAKEPRQKIKEVFTFLGLNLDKSVVDWIKENTHGRGSWSPMDVLSTNRDSATNSDSWRLKLSYDMVQYLQTLCQTTLHELGYTFVNSSEELRNLSVILFKKRNFWTSQ, from the coding sequence ATGAAATGTTCCTGGAAATTTCTTCTGCTTTTGGCCTTAGTGTATGTTGTTATCCAGTATGTTGCGATTAGATCTTTTCCATCCATAACTCTGAATATCTGTTCAGTTCTACATAATCAAAATCGCTTCCAACTCCAGCAAATGGACCCTGCCTGTCTAACATATAAAAAAGACTCTTTAAGAAACACATCTCCTTCCAAAAGTCACATTCTCATCTTGGCTGCCACACGTTCTGGCTCATCATTTCTGGGGCAGCTCTTCAACCATCACTCCGATGTCTTCTATTTGTATGAACCTCTGAACCACATTCAGACTGCGCTGAACTCTACACATGCCAACCGAAGGATGATACTCGGGGCCAGTAGGGATCTTCTAAGGGGCTTGTTCCGCTGTGACCTGCACCTcttggaggattacatcaggccACAGCCAGAGAAGCACATCACAGACCAGCTGAAGCGCCGGGGTGCCAGCAAagccctctgctctcctccggTGTGCCACGTCTTCAGCCCTCAGCTGGTGAATGTGACTGAGAGCCAGTGTGTCCAGAAGTGTGGCTCCCTCAATCTCACCCTGGCCTCACAGTCCTGCCAGCAGAGAGGGCACGTGGTCATCAAGACAGTGCGAGTGCCAGAGGTCAGTGATGTCAGAGACCTGCTGGAGGACCCTCGACTCAACCTAAAGGTCATCCAGCTGGTCAGGGACCCGCGGGGAGTACTGGCCTCCAGAATGATGACCTTCCCCCAGAACTACCCTCTGATGAGACTGTGGAAGATGAAGCACCAGAAACCGGAGGGTCTCAACCTCACACAGGAGCCCGTGTGTGAGGACTACCGCAGATCTGTGGCCACGGCCCTGAGACAACCTGACTGGCTGAGGGGAAGGTACATGCTGGTGAGGTATGAGGATCTAGCAAAAGAGCCAAGACAAAAGATAAAGGAGGTTTTCACATTTTTAGGCCTGAATTTGGACAAGAGTGTGGTTGACTGgattaaagaaaatacacatgGAAGAGGCAGCTGGTCACCAATGGATGTCTTGAGTACAAACAGGGACTCAGCCACCAACTCAGACAGCTGGAGGCTGAAACTTTCTTATGACATGGTTCAGTATTTGCAAACCTTGTGTCAAACAACTTTGCATGAACTGGGCTACACATTTGTTAATTCTTCAGAAGAGCTGAGGAATTTGTCTGTCATTCTCTTCAAAAAAAGGAATTTTTGGACATCTCAGTAA